The following proteins are co-located in the Fusarium verticillioides 7600 chromosome 7, whole genome shotgun sequence genome:
- a CDS encoding histone H4, translating into MTGRGKGGKGLGKGGAKRHRKILRDNIQGITKPAIRRLARRGGVKRISAMIYEETRGVLKTFLEGVIRDAVTYTEHAKRKTVTSLDVVYALKRQGRTLYGFGG; encoded by the exons ATGACTGGAC GTGGCAAGGGCGGCAAGGGTCTCGGCAAGGGTGGTGCCAAGCGCCACCGAAAGATCTTGCGAGACAACATTCAGGGAATCACCAAGCCCGCTATCCGACGTCTCGCTCGTCGTGGCGGTGTCAAGCGTATTTCTGCTA TGATCTACGAGGAGACCCGTGGTGTTCTCAAGACCTTCCTTGAGGGTGTCATCCGTGACGCTGTCACCTACACTGAGCACGCCAAGCGCAAGACTGTCACCTCCCTCGACGTCGTCTACGCTCTCAAGCGACAGGGACGTACTCTCTACGGTTTCGGTGGTTAA
- a CDS encoding anaphase-promoting complex subunit 3 — translation MAPTLTVTSGLLRHTIYYHLDNASYHNGLFFAERLLAQDPRSSESTYLYALCHLRLGDFRSAYDVSKPIGYRGVHLGCAWVFAQACLALERYKDGISALEKARSFWASKCSLGKHSATTRTALPDAPAVLCLLGRLHRAYDDKKKAVACFEEALQLNPFMWDAFEALCDLGVTVRVPNVFKTSDALVHSFDVETSPLMSREGSVPIVPDIPMKKSQRNATMDVASDPFSSGHSPTIHELTNGDSGQEVDKSEFMQKIQEGRMRYATSTNSSSGFEGMETPPGQGMPKLSTSRRRHPHE, via the exons ATGGCGCCCACTCTGACGGTCACCAGTGGCCTTTTAAGACACACGATATACTATCATCTCGATAATGCCTCCTACCACAACGGCCTATTCTTCGCCGAACGCTTGCTGGCGCAGGATCCCAGGTCTAGCGAGTCTACATACCTCTATGCCCTATGCCACTTGCGACTCGGCGACTTTCGCTCAGCCTACGACGTTAGCAAGCCTATAGGATACCGTGGTGTTCATCTGGGGTGTGCTTGGGTTTTTGCTCAAGCATGCTTGGCTCTAGAGCGATACAAGGATGGTATCTCCGCCTTGGAGAAAGCCCGAAGTTTCTGGGCATCGAAATGCAGCTTAGGGAAGCATAGCGCAACCACTAGAACCGCTCTTCCTGATGCGCCTGCAGTCCTTTGTCTTCTAGGACGACTTCATCGCGCATatgacgacaagaagaaggctgtaGCATGTTTCGAAGAGGCTCTTCAGCTGAATCCTTTCATGTGGGATGCTTTCGAAGCGCTATGCGACCTTGGTGTCACCGTTCGTGTACCAAATGTCTTCAAAACCAGCGATGCGCTCGTACATAGCTTCGATGTGGAAACAAGCCCTTTAATGTCAAGAGAAGGCTCTGTACCAATCGTACCAGATATCCCCATGAAGAAGTCCCAACGGAATGCTACAATGGATGTTGCAAGCGATCCCTTCAGCTCCGGTCATTCCCCAACCATCCACGAGCTTACTAACGGCGACTCTGGCCAGGAAGTCGATAAGAGCGAATTCATGCAGAAGATCCAAGAGGGACGCATGCGCTATGCGACATCGACTAACAGCAGCTCTGGTTTTGAAGGCATGGAGACACCTCCAG GACAAGGCATGCCCAAGCTATCGACCAGCCGCAGGAGGCACCCCCACGAATGA
- a CDS encoding anaphase-promoting complex subunit 3 (At least one base has a quality score < 10) — protein sequence MPHQNTPWVLAQMGRAHFEQASYVESEKFFRKMRVQAPSRLEDMEVYSTVLWHLRRETDLSFLAHELVDSAWLSPQAWCALGNAWSLARDHEQALKCFKRATQLDPKFAYAFTLQGHEHVTNEEYDKALTAYRQAISADRRHYNAYYGIGRVQERLGAYDKAYTHFHAAQSINPNNAVLITCIGTVLEKQKQIMPALQAYSKAVDLAPRAAQTRYKKARALLAVGQLDAAQKELMILKDLAPDEATVHFLLGKLYRSMGEKQLSVRHFTIALALDPKASQQIKEAIESFEDDVEMDDSMM from the exons ATGCCGCACCAAAACACACCGTGGGTTTTGGCACAGATGGGCCGGGCCCACTTTGAGCAGGCTTCATATGTCGAGTCTGAGAAGTTTTTCAGGAAGATGCGTGTGCAAGCGCCTTCACGActcgaggatatggaggtATACTCTACAGTTCTCTGGCATCTAAGACGGGAGACGgacctttcttttctcgcaCATGAGCTGGTAGATTCCGCATGGCTTTCGCCGCAGGCTTGGTGTGCGTTAGGGAATGCTTGGTCATTAGCACGCGACCATGAACAAGCACTCAAGTGCTTCAAGCGAGCCACTCAACTTGATCCCAAATTCGCATATGCTTTCACCTTGCAAGGACACGAGCATGTCACTAACGAAGAATATGATAAGGCACTCACGGCATATCGTCAAGCAATATCAGCCGACCGACGCCATTACAACGCCTACTATGGCATAGGAAGGGTCCAGGAACGTCTCGGCGCTTACGATAAGGCGTACACGCACTTCCACGCAGCCCAGAGCATCAACCCCAACAATGCAGTACTGATAACTTGCATCGGAACCGTACtagagaagcagaagcaaatAATGCCTGCTCTGCAAGCTTATAGCAAAGCAGTTGACCTCGCACCTCGTGCAGCCCAAACTCGTTACAAAAAGGCCAGAGCActgcttgctgttggtcaATTAGATGCGGCGCAAAAAGAGCTGATGATACTTAAGGACCTGGCGCCAGATGAGGCGACAGTtcacttcctcctcggcaaaCTGTATAGAAGCATGGGCGAAAAGCAGCTCTCAGTGCGCCACTTTACTATTGCCCTTGCCCTGGATCCTAAG GCAAGCCAACAGATCAAAGAAGCAATTGAGAGTTTCGAGGACGACGTGGAGATGGACGACTCGATGATGTGA
- a CDS encoding 40S ribosomal protein S20 — translation MSHQKNEKEVGDAPKSHRIRITLTSRKVQSLEKVSAELIERARSKGLTIKGPVRLPTKNLKITTRKTPCGEGSKTWDSYELRVHKRLIDLHAPTEVVKSVIVNIEAGVEVEVTIAA, via the exons atgtctcaccagaagaacgagaaggaAGTCGGTGACGCTCCC AAGAGCCACCGCATCCGAATCACCCTGACCAGCCGAAAGGTCCAGTCTCTCGAGAAGGTCAGCGCTGAGCTCATTGAGCGTGCCCGCAGCAAGGGTCTCACCATCAAGGGACCCGTCCGCCTGCccaccaagaacctcaagatcaccaCCCGCAAGACCCCTTGTGGTGAGGGTTCCAAGACCTGGGATTCCTACGAGCTCCGCGTCCACAAGCGCCTTATCGACCTCCACGCCCCCACCGAGGTTGTCAAGtccgtcatcgtcaaca TCGAGGCcggtgtcgaggttgaggtcaCCATCGCTGCTTAA